In one window of Clupea harengus chromosome 4, Ch_v2.0.2, whole genome shotgun sequence DNA:
- the tns2a gene encoding tensin-2 isoform X2 codes for MFILLSHSSHSQSHSPFPVIHSSIVWAPPSHRTPRTKENKSIVSGNYACRAYGNVVKVRNQASVPGGISIYKMNKVGKGEPHIFKEKAFKKKRQCGVCHQSIDTLGSFCRVCKTATHKKCEAKVNTACIPAPPSDLQRRGTAPSRHIQHLGSTKSLTYSKQRSTLPRSQSSKPVPLPRSFSVDRVMERVMERNYDFDLTYITERIISVFFPPLLEEQRYRGNLKEVASMLKSKHQDKFLLLNLSERRHDITRMNQKVHDFGWPDLHAPPLDKICAMCKAMETWLNSDPQHVVVLHCKGNKGKTGVIIAAYMHYSKISAGADQALSTLAMRKFCEDKVSSSLQPSQNRYIYYFGGLLSGAIKMNSSPLFLHQVLIPTIPNFQADGGYFPFLKIYQSMQLVYTSGIYDLQGSGGRRLCVTIEPALLLKGDIMVKCYHRRVQNAERDTVFRLQFHTCTIHGAQLWFGKGELDEACSDDRFPSDATVEFVFSSGPEKMKGREYQRNDPAVTVDYNTSDPVVRWDSYENFNQRYQDSLEDIAHTRGPVDGSLYAQVKKRRAAGSGSLTSTNGSLPCSGAEERPSQLMSVSSDSGHSSSALAERNEEPPRPPPPTQQEREDLERLLGGIEGNRGGRRDQRERETAILDDGDPVLPPERAGTLRLSRSCSCRVGYRSQHCSEPACERPHHLSNGYCLDRASSSNGHSGAPPPGLMGMCQHHSTHPHQSLPPPDLLWDRQQGPPHYLHRACSEGPTRHLCPYPGQDIPPNPHPLSAPGRLLCRADEYLPYPHPTSHSHGHSHHPKPPGPYHDMMLLDSLGPPGCPCRDCCIRREDSAFHALRMDRGEGLHWEREALRRGREVSLHWDRDRDADLQWEREREREAEYWHRRATVSAYGPQDHDLPTFAFDPLPSGHPAYPEPTHSHTHSHLDIKYSSSSGYQTPRQACPCSPYQPSPSESRGYASGYQSESTSPLPPPAGCPGHSSHPSGPMESHTEAHSQPYPDTQTDGPTTVIEAAHWRDHINHPVSSRGIHREAHIPCSTPSDMSGPPTPVHTSSPLRTQESPSLAARDCEVRSKEALGDTSAPAQSPVRAQAGPQEPHSTSPGSRPREPSSTDPSTPAQAAPETLSPSSPLIPEVQQTPPVPAGSPTQTTPMAVMPPNHPENHTHPTPALPSEESPQVPRDSSPSASVAALAQRAGPDSSSLSSPPASPVSTSAQPHTNGCCPQPETVIPKPDSAPSSPQPPHSSQEGSPSTEPPVPGFATLGRRLMLASEPVGHLQHYSSMEGIASARGSPASEGHITPNFPLSPGYYQPFGSLGSYTGHPGSTVPQPPLPEKRRQGTLPGSPNGRLGSLRPGAGSQQSVQHHVTFSPSVGEVALPAGESDAVTEEELGNRVSVKFVQDSSRFWYKSGISRDQAIAALKEREPGAFLIRDSNSFQGAYGLALKVATPPPNVNSHKVADPSEQLVRHFLIETGPRGVKIKGCQNEPYFGSLSALVYQHSITPISLPCALRISEKDLLGDIQEVQPVSNLSTAADLLKQGAACNVLFLNSVETESLTGPQAIAKATAATMSRSPRPAATVVHFKVSAQGITLTDSQRRVFFRRHYPLNSVTFSSIDPQDRRVFGFMAKKPGSVAENVCHLFAELDPEQPASAIVNFINKVMLAPQRR; via the exons GTGGGGAAGGGAGAGCCGCACATCTTCAAGGAGAAGGCCTTCAAGAAGAAGCGTCAGTGTGGAGTGTGTCACCAGAGCATCGACACCCTCGGCTCCTTCTGTCGAG TGTGCAAAACAGCCACACATAAGAAATGTGAAGCAAAG GTGAACACAGCCTGCATCCCAGCTCCCCCATCTGACCTG CAGCGCAGGGGGACTGCTCCCTCCAGACACATCCAGCACCTG gGCTCCACAAAGTCTTTGACGTACTCCAAACAGCGGAGCACTCTTCCCAG GAGCCAATCCTCTAAACCTGTCCCTCTGCCCAGGAGCTTCAGTGTGGACCGGGTGATGGAGCGTGTCATGGAGAGGAACTATGACTTTGACCTCACCTACATCACAGAGAGGATCATCTCGGTCTTCTTCCCCCCTCTGCTGGAGGAGCAGCGCTACCGTGGAAACCTCAAGGAGGTGGCCTCCATGCTGAAATCCAAGCACCAGGACAAGTTTCTG CTTCTCAACCTCTCAGAGAGAAGGCATGACATCACACGCATGAACCAAAAG GTCCATGACTTTGGCTGGCCCGACCTTCACGCCCCTCCTCTCGACAAAATCTGTGCCATGTGCAAAGCCATGGAGACCTGGCTGAACTCCGACCCCCAGCATGTGGTGGTGCTGCACTgcaag GGAAACAAAGGTAAAACTGGAGTCATCATTGCAGCCTACATGCACTACAGCAAGATTTCAGCAGG GGCAGACCAGGCTCTGAGCACACTGGCCATGAGGAAGTTCTGCGAGGACAaggtctcctcctccctccagccTTCACAGAACAG GTACATCTACTACTTCGGGGGGCTCCTCTCAGGGGCCATCAAGATGAACAGCAGTCCCCTGTTCCTCCACCAGGTCCTCATCCCCACCATCCCCAACTTCCAGGCAGATGGAG GATACTTTCCATTCCTGAAGATATATCAGTCCATGCAGCTGGTCTACACATCTGGAATATA TGACCTGCAGGGCTCAGGAGGAAGGCGACTGTGTGTAACCATTGAACCGGCGCTGCTGCTGAAAGGAGACATAATG GTGAAATGCTACCACAGGCGGGTCCAGAATGCCGAGAGGGACACAGTGTTCCGGCTGCAGTTCCACACCTGCACCATCCACGGAGCGCAGCTCTGGTTTGGCAAAGGGGAGCTGGACGAGGCCTGCTCAG ATGACAGATTTCCCTCTGATGCAACAGTGGAGTTTGTGTTTTCCTCCGGACCAGAAAAGATGAAAG GTCGGGAATACCAGAGGAATGACCCTGCGGTTACTGTTGACTATAACACATCGGACCCAGTGGTGCGCTGGGATTCTTATGAGAACTTTAACCAGAGGTATCAAGACAGCTTGGAAG ATATTGCTCATACGCGTGGCCCAGTGGATGGCAGTCTGTATGCCCAGGTGAAGAAGAGACGTGCGGCCGGCTCTGGATCCCTCACCTCCACCAATGGGAGCCTGCCGTGCAGCGGCGCCGAGGAGAGGCCCAGTCAGCTGATGTCGGTGAGCTCCGACTCGGGCCACTCTTCCTCTGCCCTGGCCGAGCGCAACGAGGAGCCCCCGCGCCCGCCGCCCCCCACCCAGCAGGAGCGCGAGGACCTGGAGCGGCTGCTGGGGGGCATCGAGGGCAATCGGGGCGGCAGGCGAGACCAGCGGGAGCGCGAGACGGCCATTTTGGACGACGGAGACCCCGTGCTGCCCCCCGAGCGCGCGGGCACCCTGAGGCTGagccgctcctgctcctgccgcGTGGGCTACCGCTCCCAGCACTGCTCCGAACCGGCCTGCGAGCGGCCCCACCACCTGTCCAACGGCTACTGCCTGGACAGGGCGTCCAGCTCCAACGGGCACTCCGGCGCCCCGCCGCCGGGCCTCATGGGGATGTGCCAGCACCACAGCACCCACCCTCACCAGTCCCTGCCACCTCCAGACCTGCTGTGGGATCGACAGCAGGGGCCCCCGCACTACCTGCACCGTGCCTGCTCTGAAGGCCCCACCCGGCACCTGTGCCCCTACCCTGGCCAGGACATCCCCCCGAACCCCCACCCTCTGTCTGCCCCCGGGCGTCTGCTCTGCCGAGCGGATGAGTACCTGCCTTACCCCCACCCCACGTCCCACAGTCACGGCCACTCACACCACCCCAAGCCCCCCGGCCCCTACCACGACATGATGCTGCTGGACAGCCTGGGTCCTCCTGGCTGCCCCTGCCGGGACTGCTGTATCAGGAGGGAGGACTCGGCCTTCCACGCGCTGCGCATGGACAGGGGGGAGGGTCTGCACTGGGAGAGGGAGGCCCTGAGACGAGGCCGCGAGGTCTCTCTCCACTGGGACCGGGACCGGGACGCCGACCTGCAGtgggagcgagagcgagagcgggaGGCCGAGTACTGGCATCGCAGGGCCACCGTGTCAGCATACGGGCCCCAGGACCACGACCTACCCACGTTCGCCTTTGACCCCTTGCCGTCCGGCCACCCAGCCTACCCAGAGCCCACGCACTCGCACACCCACTCGCACCTGGACATTaaatacagcagcagcagcggctaCCAGACCCCGCGGCAGGCCTGCCCCTGCTCTCCCTACCAGCCCTCCCCCTCAGAGAGCAGAGGCTACGCGTCAGGGTACCAGTCAGAGTCCACctcacctctcccccctcctgccGGCTGCCCCGGACACTCCAGCCACCCCAGTGGCCCAATGGAGAGCCACACCGAGGCCCATTCGCAACCGTATCCTGACACACAAACTG ATGGCCCTACAACCGTCATTGAGGCTGCCCACTGGCGGGACCACATTAACCATCCTGTGTCCTCGAGGGGGatacacagagaagcacacattCCTTGCTCTACGCCGTCAGATATGTCTGGACCACCCACACCGGTTCATACCAGCAGCCCTCTGCGTACACAAGAGAG CCCCAGCTTGGCAGCTCGTGATTGTGAGGTGCGCTCTAAAGAGGCCCTTGGTGACACCAGTGCACCGGCTCAGTCCCCGGTCCGAGCCCAGGCTGGACCACAGGAACCTCACAGCACCAGCCCGGGCTCCAGGCCCAGGGAGCCCTCCAGCACCGACCCCAGCACCCCTGCACAGGCAGCTCCGGAGACCCTCAGCCCCTCCTCCCCACTCATTCCAGAGGTGCAGCAGACACCGCCTGTGCCTGCTGGCTCCCCTACCCAGACCACACCAATGGCTGTCATGCCCCCTAACCACCCCGAGAACCACACTCACCCCACGCCTGCCCTCCCATCAGAGGAAAGCCCACAGGTCCCTCGGGACAGTTCTCCATCGGCCAGCGTGGCTGCACTGGCCCAGCGGGCAGGACCCGactcctccagcctctcctccccccctgccTCTCCCGTGTCCACCTCAGCCCAGCCCCACACCAATGGCTGCTGCCCGCAACCAGAAACTGTGATTCCCAAACCCGACTCAGCTCCCTCCTCGCCTCAGCCTCCCCACAGCAGCCAGGAGGGGTCCCCCTCCACGGAGCCCCCCGTGCCAGGCTTCGCCACGCTCGGCCGGAGGCTCATGCTGGCCTCCGAGCCAGTGGGGCATCTGCAGCACTACTCCAGTATGGAGGGCATTGCCAGCGCCCGGGGATCCCCTGCCTCTGAGGGCCACATCACCCCCAACTTCCCACTGTCTCCTGGCTACTACCAGCCCTTCGGGTCTCTGGGCTCCTACACGGGTCACCCGGGCAGCACGGTCCCCCAGCCTCCGCTCCCCGAGAAACGTCGCCAAGGCACACTGCCCGGATCGCCCAATGGAAGGCTGGGCTCGTTGAGGCCTGGGGCGGGGAGCCAGCAGTCTGTCCAGCACCATGTCACATTCTCCCCATCCGTGGGTGAGGTAGCCCTGCCCGCCGGCGAAAGCGACGCCGTTACTGAGGAGGAGCTGGGCAACAGAGTCAGCGTCAAATTTGTGCAGGACAGCTCCCGCTTCTGGTACAAGTCAGGCATTTCCAGGGACCAAG CTATTGCGGCgcttaaagagagagagcctggggCTTTTTTGATCCGGGACAGCAACTCATTTCAAGGGGCCTACGGCCTTGCACTGAAGGTGGCAACTCCACCCCCCAATGTAAACAGCCACAAAG TGGCAGATCCTTCAGAACAACTGGTACGGCATTTCCTGATTGAAACGGGTCCACGTGGTGTTAAGATCAAGGGATGTCAAAATGAGCCCTATTTCG GAAGTCTGTCTGCTCTTGTATATCAGCATTCCATCACTCCAATCTCCCTGCCTTGTGCCCTTCGCATCTCAGAGAAAG ACCTATTAGGAGACATCCAGGAGGTGCAGCCGGTGAGCAACCTGAGCACAGCGGCAGACCTGCTCAAGCAGGGCGCAG CTTGTAATGTGCTGTTCCTGAACTCCGTGGAGACGGAGTCACTGACAGGACCCCAGGCTATTGCAAAAGCGACTGCTGCAACCATGTCTCGGAGTCCGCGGCCAGCTGCCACCGTGGTCCACTTTAAGGTGTCGGCCCAAGGCATCACGCTCACGGACAGCCAGCGCAG gGTGTTCTTCAGGAGACACTATCCTCTTAACAGTGTCACGTTCAGCAGCATTGATCCACAAGACCGAAG AGTGTTTGGCTTCATGGCGAAGAAGCCAGGAAGTGTAGCTGAGAACGTGTGTCACCTGTTCGCGGAGCTGGACCCCGAGCAGCCAGCCTCTGCCATCGTCAACTTCATCAACAAGGTCATGCTGGCCCCGCAGCGCAGGTAG
- the tns2a gene encoding tensin-2 isoform X4, translated as MGCVLGADCCEDELEAVPVRRSGKRSGPERNSSMRLTKVGKGEPHIFKEKAFKKKRQCGVCHQSIDTLGSFCRVCKTATHKKCEAKVNTACIPAPPSDLQRRGTAPSRHIQHLGSTKSLTYSKQRSTLPRSQSSKPVPLPRSFSVDRVMERVMERNYDFDLTYITERIISVFFPPLLEEQRYRGNLKEVASMLKSKHQDKFLLLNLSERRHDITRMNQKVHDFGWPDLHAPPLDKICAMCKAMETWLNSDPQHVVVLHCKGNKGKTGVIIAAYMHYSKISAGADQALSTLAMRKFCEDKVSSSLQPSQNRYIYYFGGLLSGAIKMNSSPLFLHQVLIPTIPNFQADGGYFPFLKIYQSMQLVYTSGIYDLQGSGGRRLCVTIEPALLLKGDIMVKCYHRRVQNAERDTVFRLQFHTCTIHGAQLWFGKGELDEACSDDRFPSDATVEFVFSSGPEKMKGREYQRNDPAVTVDYNTSDPVVRWDSYENFNQRYQDSLEDIAHTRGPVDGSLYAQVKKRRAAGSGSLTSTNGSLPCSGAEERPSQLMSVSSDSGHSSSALAERNEEPPRPPPPTQQEREDLERLLGGIEGNRGGRRDQRERETAILDDGDPVLPPERAGTLRLSRSCSCRVGYRSQHCSEPACERPHHLSNGYCLDRASSSNGHSGAPPPGLMGMCQHHSTHPHQSLPPPDLLWDRQQGPPHYLHRACSEGPTRHLCPYPGQDIPPNPHPLSAPGRLLCRADEYLPYPHPTSHSHGHSHHPKPPGPYHDMMLLDSLGPPGCPCRDCCIRREDSAFHALRMDRGEGLHWEREALRRGREVSLHWDRDRDADLQWEREREREAEYWHRRATVSAYGPQDHDLPTFAFDPLPSGHPAYPEPTHSHTHSHLDIKYSSSSGYQTPRQACPCSPYQPSPSESRGYASGYQSESTSPLPPPAGCPGHSSHPSGPMESHTEAHSQPYPDTQTDGPTTVIEAAHWRDHINHPVSSRGIHREAHIPCSTPSDMSGPPTPVHTSSPLRTQESPSLAARDCEVRSKEALGDTSAPAQSPVRAQAGPQEPHSTSPGSRPREPSSTDPSTPAQAAPETLSPSSPLIPEVQQTPPVPAGSPTQTTPMAVMPPNHPENHTHPTPALPSEESPQVPRDSSPSASVAALAQRAGPDSSSLSSPPASPVSTSAQPHTNGCCPQPETVIPKPDSAPSSPQPPHSSQEGSPSTEPPVPGFATLGRRLMLASEPVGHLQHYSSMEGIASARGSPASEGHITPNFPLSPGYYQPFGSLGSYTGHPGSTVPQPPLPEKRRQGTLPGSPNGRLGSLRPGAGSQQSVQHHVTFSPSVGEVALPAGESDAVTEEELGNRVSVKFVQDSSRFWYKSGISRDQAIAALKEREPGAFLIRDSNSFQGAYGLALKVATPPPNVNSHKVADPSEQLVRHFLIETGPRGVKIKGCQNEPYFGSLSALVYQHSITPISLPCALRISEKDLLGDIQEVQPVSNLSTAADLLKQGAACNVLFLNSVETESLTGPQAIAKATAATMSRSPRPAATVVHFKVSAQGITLTDSQRRVFFRRHYPLNSVTFSSIDPQDRRWTNSDSTTSKVFGFMAKKPGSVAENVCHLFAELDPEQPASAIVNFINKVMLAPQRR; from the exons GTGGGGAAGGGAGAGCCGCACATCTTCAAGGAGAAGGCCTTCAAGAAGAAGCGTCAGTGTGGAGTGTGTCACCAGAGCATCGACACCCTCGGCTCCTTCTGTCGAG TGTGCAAAACAGCCACACATAAGAAATGTGAAGCAAAG GTGAACACAGCCTGCATCCCAGCTCCCCCATCTGACCTG CAGCGCAGGGGGACTGCTCCCTCCAGACACATCCAGCACCTG gGCTCCACAAAGTCTTTGACGTACTCCAAACAGCGGAGCACTCTTCCCAG GAGCCAATCCTCTAAACCTGTCCCTCTGCCCAGGAGCTTCAGTGTGGACCGGGTGATGGAGCGTGTCATGGAGAGGAACTATGACTTTGACCTCACCTACATCACAGAGAGGATCATCTCGGTCTTCTTCCCCCCTCTGCTGGAGGAGCAGCGCTACCGTGGAAACCTCAAGGAGGTGGCCTCCATGCTGAAATCCAAGCACCAGGACAAGTTTCTG CTTCTCAACCTCTCAGAGAGAAGGCATGACATCACACGCATGAACCAAAAG GTCCATGACTTTGGCTGGCCCGACCTTCACGCCCCTCCTCTCGACAAAATCTGTGCCATGTGCAAAGCCATGGAGACCTGGCTGAACTCCGACCCCCAGCATGTGGTGGTGCTGCACTgcaag GGAAACAAAGGTAAAACTGGAGTCATCATTGCAGCCTACATGCACTACAGCAAGATTTCAGCAGG GGCAGACCAGGCTCTGAGCACACTGGCCATGAGGAAGTTCTGCGAGGACAaggtctcctcctccctccagccTTCACAGAACAG GTACATCTACTACTTCGGGGGGCTCCTCTCAGGGGCCATCAAGATGAACAGCAGTCCCCTGTTCCTCCACCAGGTCCTCATCCCCACCATCCCCAACTTCCAGGCAGATGGAG GATACTTTCCATTCCTGAAGATATATCAGTCCATGCAGCTGGTCTACACATCTGGAATATA TGACCTGCAGGGCTCAGGAGGAAGGCGACTGTGTGTAACCATTGAACCGGCGCTGCTGCTGAAAGGAGACATAATG GTGAAATGCTACCACAGGCGGGTCCAGAATGCCGAGAGGGACACAGTGTTCCGGCTGCAGTTCCACACCTGCACCATCCACGGAGCGCAGCTCTGGTTTGGCAAAGGGGAGCTGGACGAGGCCTGCTCAG ATGACAGATTTCCCTCTGATGCAACAGTGGAGTTTGTGTTTTCCTCCGGACCAGAAAAGATGAAAG GTCGGGAATACCAGAGGAATGACCCTGCGGTTACTGTTGACTATAACACATCGGACCCAGTGGTGCGCTGGGATTCTTATGAGAACTTTAACCAGAGGTATCAAGACAGCTTGGAAG ATATTGCTCATACGCGTGGCCCAGTGGATGGCAGTCTGTATGCCCAGGTGAAGAAGAGACGTGCGGCCGGCTCTGGATCCCTCACCTCCACCAATGGGAGCCTGCCGTGCAGCGGCGCCGAGGAGAGGCCCAGTCAGCTGATGTCGGTGAGCTCCGACTCGGGCCACTCTTCCTCTGCCCTGGCCGAGCGCAACGAGGAGCCCCCGCGCCCGCCGCCCCCCACCCAGCAGGAGCGCGAGGACCTGGAGCGGCTGCTGGGGGGCATCGAGGGCAATCGGGGCGGCAGGCGAGACCAGCGGGAGCGCGAGACGGCCATTTTGGACGACGGAGACCCCGTGCTGCCCCCCGAGCGCGCGGGCACCCTGAGGCTGagccgctcctgctcctgccgcGTGGGCTACCGCTCCCAGCACTGCTCCGAACCGGCCTGCGAGCGGCCCCACCACCTGTCCAACGGCTACTGCCTGGACAGGGCGTCCAGCTCCAACGGGCACTCCGGCGCCCCGCCGCCGGGCCTCATGGGGATGTGCCAGCACCACAGCACCCACCCTCACCAGTCCCTGCCACCTCCAGACCTGCTGTGGGATCGACAGCAGGGGCCCCCGCACTACCTGCACCGTGCCTGCTCTGAAGGCCCCACCCGGCACCTGTGCCCCTACCCTGGCCAGGACATCCCCCCGAACCCCCACCCTCTGTCTGCCCCCGGGCGTCTGCTCTGCCGAGCGGATGAGTACCTGCCTTACCCCCACCCCACGTCCCACAGTCACGGCCACTCACACCACCCCAAGCCCCCCGGCCCCTACCACGACATGATGCTGCTGGACAGCCTGGGTCCTCCTGGCTGCCCCTGCCGGGACTGCTGTATCAGGAGGGAGGACTCGGCCTTCCACGCGCTGCGCATGGACAGGGGGGAGGGTCTGCACTGGGAGAGGGAGGCCCTGAGACGAGGCCGCGAGGTCTCTCTCCACTGGGACCGGGACCGGGACGCCGACCTGCAGtgggagcgagagcgagagcgggaGGCCGAGTACTGGCATCGCAGGGCCACCGTGTCAGCATACGGGCCCCAGGACCACGACCTACCCACGTTCGCCTTTGACCCCTTGCCGTCCGGCCACCCAGCCTACCCAGAGCCCACGCACTCGCACACCCACTCGCACCTGGACATTaaatacagcagcagcagcggctaCCAGACCCCGCGGCAGGCCTGCCCCTGCTCTCCCTACCAGCCCTCCCCCTCAGAGAGCAGAGGCTACGCGTCAGGGTACCAGTCAGAGTCCACctcacctctcccccctcctgccGGCTGCCCCGGACACTCCAGCCACCCCAGTGGCCCAATGGAGAGCCACACCGAGGCCCATTCGCAACCGTATCCTGACACACAAACTG ATGGCCCTACAACCGTCATTGAGGCTGCCCACTGGCGGGACCACATTAACCATCCTGTGTCCTCGAGGGGGatacacagagaagcacacattCCTTGCTCTACGCCGTCAGATATGTCTGGACCACCCACACCGGTTCATACCAGCAGCCCTCTGCGTACACAAGAGAG CCCCAGCTTGGCAGCTCGTGATTGTGAGGTGCGCTCTAAAGAGGCCCTTGGTGACACCAGTGCACCGGCTCAGTCCCCGGTCCGAGCCCAGGCTGGACCACAGGAACCTCACAGCACCAGCCCGGGCTCCAGGCCCAGGGAGCCCTCCAGCACCGACCCCAGCACCCCTGCACAGGCAGCTCCGGAGACCCTCAGCCCCTCCTCCCCACTCATTCCAGAGGTGCAGCAGACACCGCCTGTGCCTGCTGGCTCCCCTACCCAGACCACACCAATGGCTGTCATGCCCCCTAACCACCCCGAGAACCACACTCACCCCACGCCTGCCCTCCCATCAGAGGAAAGCCCACAGGTCCCTCGGGACAGTTCTCCATCGGCCAGCGTGGCTGCACTGGCCCAGCGGGCAGGACCCGactcctccagcctctcctccccccctgccTCTCCCGTGTCCACCTCAGCCCAGCCCCACACCAATGGCTGCTGCCCGCAACCAGAAACTGTGATTCCCAAACCCGACTCAGCTCCCTCCTCGCCTCAGCCTCCCCACAGCAGCCAGGAGGGGTCCCCCTCCACGGAGCCCCCCGTGCCAGGCTTCGCCACGCTCGGCCGGAGGCTCATGCTGGCCTCCGAGCCAGTGGGGCATCTGCAGCACTACTCCAGTATGGAGGGCATTGCCAGCGCCCGGGGATCCCCTGCCTCTGAGGGCCACATCACCCCCAACTTCCCACTGTCTCCTGGCTACTACCAGCCCTTCGGGTCTCTGGGCTCCTACACGGGTCACCCGGGCAGCACGGTCCCCCAGCCTCCGCTCCCCGAGAAACGTCGCCAAGGCACACTGCCCGGATCGCCCAATGGAAGGCTGGGCTCGTTGAGGCCTGGGGCGGGGAGCCAGCAGTCTGTCCAGCACCATGTCACATTCTCCCCATCCGTGGGTGAGGTAGCCCTGCCCGCCGGCGAAAGCGACGCCGTTACTGAGGAGGAGCTGGGCAACAGAGTCAGCGTCAAATTTGTGCAGGACAGCTCCCGCTTCTGGTACAAGTCAGGCATTTCCAGGGACCAAG CTATTGCGGCgcttaaagagagagagcctggggCTTTTTTGATCCGGGACAGCAACTCATTTCAAGGGGCCTACGGCCTTGCACTGAAGGTGGCAACTCCACCCCCCAATGTAAACAGCCACAAAG TGGCAGATCCTTCAGAACAACTGGTACGGCATTTCCTGATTGAAACGGGTCCACGTGGTGTTAAGATCAAGGGATGTCAAAATGAGCCCTATTTCG GAAGTCTGTCTGCTCTTGTATATCAGCATTCCATCACTCCAATCTCCCTGCCTTGTGCCCTTCGCATCTCAGAGAAAG ACCTATTAGGAGACATCCAGGAGGTGCAGCCGGTGAGCAACCTGAGCACAGCGGCAGACCTGCTCAAGCAGGGCGCAG CTTGTAATGTGCTGTTCCTGAACTCCGTGGAGACGGAGTCACTGACAGGACCCCAGGCTATTGCAAAAGCGACTGCTGCAACCATGTCTCGGAGTCCGCGGCCAGCTGCCACCGTGGTCCACTTTAAGGTGTCGGCCCAAGGCATCACGCTCACGGACAGCCAGCGCAG gGTGTTCTTCAGGAGACACTATCCTCTTAACAGTGTCACGTTCAGCAGCATTGATCCACAAGACCGAAG GTGGACTAACTCCGACAGCACGACATCTAA AGTGTTTGGCTTCATGGCGAAGAAGCCAGGAAGTGTAGCTGAGAACGTGTGTCACCTGTTCGCGGAGCTGGACCCCGAGCAGCCAGCCTCTGCCATCGTCAACTTCATCAACAAGGTCATGCTGGCCCCGCAGCGCAGGTAG